CGATTTTTCTATTGTccgttttcaaaatcaacatgagTATCAATGTATCATAGAAATACTAGAATGTTAGTTCATAATTCAATCCAAATCATatgaacttgaaaattaaaaccaaaaattgaaaactgaCAATATATCGAACATACCTCAACTACCTAACTCAACTATgcacactacaaaaatttgtatctttaacgacaacctaattacgacgggtcaaaaattccgtcgcaaaagcaTTTTGCGACGAGGCTAACAACCAAACGAAGAcgagaacaaccgtcgcaaatgtcttttacgacgggttaacgacggaatttttcattaacgacggtccccttttatgacgggttcgcgacagagcatccgtcattaatcaacgattattggtctttaacgacgggatttcccgtcgttaatggtataaTTTTTGTAGtggcaaaaaaagaaaagaaaaaaaaagaaccaATGAATCCTTGTGCTATATAGCCTAACGCATTATAAAAATTGGAAACTACCTCAGAATTCCCCACATTCAAACTTAAgaagaaaacaaagaaaaagttcATTTTCATTTACTATTGTGGCGAAAATGGGTTCCACAATTAAAAACAATGGtgtttttgttgtaataatagTATTCTTGCCTGCATTAAGCTTTTGCTTAGAAGAGCCTATCTTTCAATCCAAGGCAACCTATTATTATGCTACTGATGGGCTTGGAACTCCAAGTAAGTCTATTAATCATACTCATACATTACCACGTAATATCAATAACGTCTTAGCCTAATGGTTAAGATTGAAGTTCTGTTTATGACAGGTCACGTGTTCTAGCTCCTTGTGGCTCACGTAATACTTTTTGGTATCAAAATGCATAAATTCTTTCATGTCTTTGTTTATCACAAGCTAGCTAGTTTACTTAATGAAAATAGTGTCAATTGATTTTGGTTTAATTAGCTTAATAAGTAATACTCACTCCGTTTCATAATACTGTAccaatttagaattttgacaatgttcacaatttgaaaagaatcttctaaattattttcaaaTACATAAGAAAAAGATAATAATGCGGAGACATTTGATTCGTTTCAATAAATAATAACTTTTTTTCTAATGGATAATTAGAgatatataaatatgattttcaaACATGAAAAAGTAGAAATTGGAACTTCAATTCATTATGGAACGGAATGAGTATAATCCATTGTAAATTcgtaattaaatttttatgaataaTTAGCATATATTTTCTATGAAATTtgtataataatttaattaatctaattaatttttttcttttcaaaatagaGGGAGGATGTGGATATGGTGAATATGGAAGAACCATAAACGATGGAAATGCAGCCGTTGTTACATCTTCGAAACTATACAAGGGTGGAGCTAGTTGTGGTGCATGCTACAATGTCAAGTGCAAGGAGGCGGTGTGCGACGACGGCGGAGTGGTGGTGATGGTGACGGACTACGGTGCATCCGACGGCGAAACCGACTTTATCTTAAGTACTCATGCATTCAATAAAATGGCATTGCCTAATTATGAGAAAGATTTAAGGGATTATGGTAAAGTTGAGATTGAATACCAAAGAGTGGCTTGCAAATTTCCTCGTAAAACCCTAACGGTTAAGGTTGTTGAACATAGCCGTTTTCCTTCCTATTTGGCTTTTGAGTTCTTGTACCAATCTGGAGATGCTGATATCACTGCTGTTGAATTGTTTGAGgtaattttcttttttacttgcatcgttttttgtttccagttttCTGTTTCAATCTCATtcgatattaatttttttttcccatttGGTATCTTTTTTTGTGTCATGTGGAACAAAACTGTCTCGTTGTTCatactacaaaaaattgtaccattaaccacagaaaatcccgtcgctaaaacCCAATAATCGtcgattaatgacgggattttctgtcgcCAACCCGTCACAAAAGGGGTTGTCGTCGTTAAcacgtcgtaaaagacatttgcgacggcttttcccgtctttgtttgattgttagccccgttgcaaaaggcttttgcgacgggatttttacccgtcgtaattaggttctcgttaaagatacaaattcttgtagtgtcaaCATCGTTTTTGTTTCCAGTTTTCTGTTTTTAGAAAACTGaaattctaaaaacaaagatatGAAAACTACGATAAAATTACTAATTCCCAATTTTTTAGTAGTCGATTAGTTTTCAAAATCGACATGATTATATAGATACAATCGTCTTTTAGTTCATGATTCGTTCCAAACATAAGACtttcaaaattataaaactaaaaacTGGAAACTGGCCTGTCATACCGAGccgtattttttttgttttcctcCCTTTAATTACATTCATTCAAATTATACATGACTCAAATTTaacttaaattaaattaactaTTAGTATATTATTTCCTCCGTTTCATAATAATGTTCAAGTTTATTTTTCACGTTTGTCGATAAAAGCATATTTTAATCTCTAAATGCACAATATTATAAACTATAAATTTTGATATTCATAAAGTAGTAAGCTAGTgaaacgaatcaaacaagacccaggccacataaatattttatttttcttatatattgaaAAGAACTTATAAGATTTTTCAACTGTGAATAATGTCCAAAAACCTAAAATGAAACATAATTTATGGAACAAAGTGAGTATGACCTTGACAAAAAATAACCGGATTGCATTGAAATCTGTGCAAAAAGTGAAACAGGACAATCAATCCTAATATTTGGCGACGTGCTTAAATAATTGTACAGGATGATACACTAGAGTGGAAGAGTTGCCGAAGAGCCTACGGAGCAGTATGGGACATTGCAAATCCACCAAGAGGTCCATTAACAGTAAGATTCTTCTTGGATGGAAGTGTAAGTGTTAGAGCAAGATGGGTTTTGGTGCCCAAAGTCATCCCTACTTTCTGGCAATCTGGTGTTACTTATGGCACTTCAATTCATCTTCACTAATTAatccatttttattattatgttaattagaTTCTTAATTAT
This Spinacia oleracea cultivar Varoflay chromosome 6, BTI_SOV_V1, whole genome shotgun sequence DNA region includes the following protein-coding sequences:
- the LOC110781488 gene encoding expansin-like B1, whose product is MGSTIKNNGVFVVIIVFLPALSFCLEEPIFQSKATYYYATDGLGTPKGGCGYGEYGRTINDGNAAVVTSSKLYKGGASCGACYNVKCKEAVCDDGGVVVMVTDYGASDGETDFILSTHAFNKMALPNYEKDLRDYGKVEIEYQRVACKFPRKTLTVKVVEHSRFPSYLAFEFLYQSGDADITAVELFEDDTLEWKSCRRAYGAVWDIANPPRGPLTVRFFLDGSVSVRARWVLVPKVIPTFWQSGVTYGTSIHLH